From the genome of Yersinia enterocolitica, one region includes:
- a CDS encoding sugar ABC transporter permease, with the protein MSQANQSELNTPENGVKKPLFRLKSVNLQVFVMLAAIAIIMLFFTFTTEGAYLSARNISNLLRQTAITGILAVGMVFVIISAEIDLSVGSMMGLLGGVAAIFDVWLGWPLPLTIVVTLGLGLVLGAWNGWWVAYRKVPSFIVTLAGMLAFRGILIGITNGTTVSPTSNAMSQIGQSYLPNGFGFGIGAIGLMLFVAWQWRRRSHRIRLGLPVAAPQGDVTRQSITAVIVLGAIYLLNDYRGVPTPVLILTALMLAGIFMATRTAFGRRIYAIGGNIDAARLSGVNVERTKLAVFAINGLMVAIAGLILSSRLGAGSPSAGNIAELDAIAACVIGGTSLAGGIGSVAGAVMGAFIMASLDNGMSMLDVPTFWQYIVKGAILLLAVWMDSATKRRV; encoded by the coding sequence ATGTCGCAAGCTAATCAGTCTGAACTGAATACACCAGAAAATGGCGTTAAAAAGCCACTATTTCGGCTAAAATCAGTTAATTTGCAAGTTTTTGTCATGTTGGCCGCTATTGCCATTATTATGCTGTTTTTCACTTTTACCACTGAAGGGGCCTATCTCAGCGCCAGAAATATCTCGAATCTTCTGCGCCAAACGGCGATCACCGGCATCTTGGCGGTGGGGATGGTGTTTGTCATTATCTCAGCGGAGATTGATCTGTCGGTCGGTTCGATGATGGGGTTGCTGGGCGGTGTGGCCGCGATTTTTGATGTGTGGCTTGGCTGGCCGTTACCGCTAACCATTGTGGTTACGCTAGGCTTGGGGCTAGTACTGGGGGCATGGAACGGTTGGTGGGTTGCCTATCGCAAAGTTCCTTCATTTATTGTCACCCTTGCCGGAATGCTGGCTTTCCGTGGCATCTTAATCGGTATTACCAACGGCACCACGGTATCGCCAACCAGTAATGCGATGTCACAAATCGGCCAAAGCTACCTGCCTAATGGATTCGGTTTTGGTATCGGGGCGATTGGCCTGATGTTGTTTGTGGCCTGGCAATGGCGTCGGCGTAGTCACCGTATTCGGCTGGGTTTGCCGGTTGCGGCACCCCAGGGAGATGTTACTCGCCAATCTATTACTGCTGTAATAGTTCTTGGGGCTATATATTTATTGAATGATTATCGTGGTGTCCCTACCCCGGTATTAATTCTTACGGCGCTGATGCTGGCCGGTATATTTATGGCTACCCGGACTGCTTTTGGTCGCCGGATCTACGCCATTGGCGGCAATATCGATGCAGCCCGTTTATCTGGGGTCAATGTAGAACGCACCAAACTGGCGGTATTTGCTATCAATGGATTGATGGTGGCAATAGCCGGTCTGATTCTTAGTTCCCGCCTGGGGGCGGGTTCACCTTCTGCGGGTAATATTGCCGAATTGGATGCCATCGCAGCTTGTGTGATTGGTGGTACCAGCCTTGCAGGGGGTATCGGCAGTGTTGCTGGTGCCGTGATGGGCGCATTTATTATGGCTTCTCTCGACAATGGGATGAGCATGCTGGATGTGCCGACTTTCTGGCAGTACATTGTCAAAGGTGCGATTTTGTTGCTGGCTGTATGGATGGATTCCGCGACCAAACGCCGGGTTTAA